DNA from Ruminococcaceae bacterium KH2T8:
AAACATGCAAATCCCGTAACGTGATAAAATTTAAGTATTATTGATAAAGGAAGTTACGGATCGGTGATAAGAAACATAGCGGCAGTCGTATCCGGTATGGATGAAGAATACCCGTACCACATCATCAGAGGTATTAATGACGTAGCTAAAAAGAACAACGTCAATATCTCTTATTTTGCTGCGTACGGCAATATATTGAGAGCAGACAAGCTCGACGTCGGTGAGCTCTCGATCTATAACCTTCCGGACTTCGCCGAATTCGACGGCGCTATCCTCATAACGAATACTTTCGCTAATCCGGAGCTTCGTGACTCGGTCATCGCACGCGTCAAGGCGGCACACATCCCGACCGTGATCTTCGAGTGCAAGGAACATGAGGAATTCTACGACATAAGTATCGATAACTACTCGGTCATGAAAAAGCTCGTCGAGCATCTGATCCATGAGCACGACTGCAGGACACTGAACTTCGTCTCGGGTCCCTTGAGCAATCCCGAAGCCTACGACAGATTCATGGCATTTAAGGATGCTCTTACCGAGAACGGCATCGAGCCTGACGAGCGAAGGATATTCTATGCGGGCTTTAAGAGCTACGACGGTATCAGAGCGATCGAAGACTTTGTAAAGTCAGGTCTTCCCCTCCCCGATGCCTTTGTCTGCGCCAACGACTCGATGGCTTTAACGCTCATGACAAAGCTTCAGAGAATGGGCTACAAGGTCCCTCAGGACGTTATCGTCACCGGATTCGACTATACATTTAATGCACGAAATTCTTCTCCCGCACTTACAACGGTCAGAAGACCTCTTTACCATTCGGGAGCCGAAGCATGTGAGATCCTCCTCGACCTCATGAACGGCAAGGAAAGGCCTCACCACACTCTGACAGATGCATTCCCGGTATTCTCGGGAAGCTGCGGCTGTACACCCGAAGACAACGAAGACATCATAGACTTTAAGCGCTATACATATCAGCGTCTCGAGCAGACATATACGAGCGTTCATATGCTGAACCGCCTGATCGCGGGACTTGCGACCGCTTCGTCGATCGAAGAGTGCGTAGAGATACTTAAGCAGATGCTCAACACCTTAGACTGCGAGAAGTTTACTCTCTGCCTCGTAAGCAACTGGGAAAAGGCTTACCACACTCTGGCGCTCGAGGAAGATACATTCTATTCGGAGTTCATGACCGCTCCCCTTATCTGGGACAACGGCGAAAGCAGATCCGTCGCGAACTTCCCGACATGTAACCTGATGCCCGAGGAGCTCACCACTGGAGGCAACGTCAATTACTTCCTCCCTATTCATTTTGACGACAGATGCCTCGGATATATCATCATGACGAACAGCGACTTCCCGATCTACAGTGTCCTGTGTCACACGATGACCATGAGCATCAGTAATGCCGTAGAGCACGTATCAAAGCTCAACGTTCTCGATCCTCTGTGTAAGATCTATAACCGCAACGGCTTTATCATGAATGCGGATAAGATCTATAAGGAATGTATCGAGGAAGGATCAGATATCGTCGTCAGCTTCATTGACCTCGACGGTCTTAAGCTCATAAACGACAACTACGGCCATAAGGAAGGCGACTTTGCCATCGTAAAGACAGCCGAAGCGATAAGCGACTGCTGCTCCGATGATATGGTCTGTGCAAGATTCGGCGGCGACGAGTTTGTTGCTTTCGGAAGAGAAGACCGCCATGCTTTGATGTCTTTCGAAGAGAGGCTCAACAATAAGCTCGGGGAGATCAATGCCGACGTCAGCAAGCCCTATTCCATCGCGGCAAGCATCGGAACGATCATAGCGCCTGCGGCGGAGGACCTGAAGATCATGGATATCATCCAGATGGCAGACGATAAGATGTATAATATCAAGAAAGACAGAAAAGCCGCCAGGACATAACCCCGGCGGTCTTTTTATTAGTTTATCCGTTTATCTCGTCCTTGAGCTTATCGAAGAATGCCCTGTACCTGTCGACGTGCGTCTTTATCGCAGTCTCCGACTCCGAATAATCTATCAGGCCTTTGGCGTCGACCCATTTATAATCCGTGGTCTCGCCTTCCTGAAGGACTACCGAATCGGCAGGAACATCCACATCCGCTATATAGGAATATATGATGCTGTGGCTGTGATCCCTGATCGTCTTATTGATAAACTGCAGGTCCTCTCCCCTGATACCGGTCTCCTCGAACATCTCACGGCGGGCACATTCTTCGGAGACCTCACCTGATACAGCCGAGCCTCCGCAGCTCGCTTCCCAGAACCCGGGATAGACATCCTTCCCCGGGTGCCTCCTGGTCAGAAGATAGGATCCGTCACTGTTTCTTATGAGAATATCGCACACCAGATGGTAGTACCCTTCGGGTATATTCAGGTAGTTCCCGTGCGTTCTCTCCCATGTCTTATCGGTCTTATTGCCGTCTTTGTCGTAAAGATCCCAGATCTCTGCCATCGCCTCTGCTCCTTATATTTGTAACAATGTTAAATGCGGCCGGCAGGTCAATTTCGCTCATCGAGATAAAGTCTTGCCCTGCTGTTTATGACTTCGATGACCTCATCGAGCGTCTTGTCTCCCGCGAAGTACGCTTGAACCTCTTCTCGCATTATTATCATTATAGTCGTATCCGTCGAATTGATGCGATCTGCGCTCATAACGATATCGCGAAGATCATCTATGTAGCGCGCATCGGGCTCGGTGAACCTCATCATGGCACGCTCCGACTCATCCCAGAAATCATAGTACTCACGATATTCCTCGAGGTCAGCCTCGGATGCAGTAACGAAAGCATCCGTATTGACGGTCATGGAATTATCCGCGAGGTTCACCTGCTGCGAAGGCGAAAGGAGGAACTCAACGAACTCCCAGCAGCCGTCCGGCGAAGCGCTCTGAGCCGTGATCGCTACCGAGTCTTCGATATTTGCGACAGGCCCCCTGCCGTTCGCCGAAGGTATTCCTACGTAACTATAATCAGTATAGAAGTCACTCCAGAGAAGCGTCGTATAAAGGCTCAAAATATCCCTCTTGTCATCGCCGTGCTCCTCATAGACCGCTTCGGGATCAACGATATCGAATACATGGTCATTGGCATACTGCGCCGCTTCCCTGAACTCCTCATTATCGAAGTTCACTTCATCGCCCGTGATGATCACGTCTCTTTGCGACATGATGACCGCCGTCAGGAAGTCGAGCCTGTTCATGATCATCGGATCATGACCGTTACAAGTCTGATCGACATATGTCGCATACTGATCGAAAGTAAATCCGCACTGTCCATCCGCAAGGCAGTCGTTACTTGCAACGATACCGGACAGGGTGAACGTCAGCGGCATCTGATAGAGCTTGCCGTCAGTCCTGCATGCATCGATGATGTTGTCAAAGCACGGAAGCTGCGAATCCGTATAATATTGACTCATATCTATGAGATAATCATCGCGGCCGAGCT
Protein-coding regions in this window:
- a CDS encoding diguanylate cyclase (GGDEF) domain-containing protein, encoding MIRNIAAVVSGMDEEYPYHIIRGINDVAKKNNVNISYFAAYGNILRADKLDVGELSIYNLPDFAEFDGAILITNTFANPELRDSVIARVKAAHIPTVIFECKEHEEFYDISIDNYSVMKKLVEHLIHEHDCRTLNFVSGPLSNPEAYDRFMAFKDALTENGIEPDERRIFYAGFKSYDGIRAIEDFVKSGLPLPDAFVCANDSMALTLMTKLQRMGYKVPQDVIVTGFDYTFNARNSSPALTTVRRPLYHSGAEACEILLDLMNGKERPHHTLTDAFPVFSGSCGCTPEDNEDIIDFKRYTYQRLEQTYTSVHMLNRLIAGLATASSIEECVEILKQMLNTLDCEKFTLCLVSNWEKAYHTLALEEDTFYSEFMTAPLIWDNGESRSVANFPTCNLMPEELTTGGNVNYFLPIHFDDRCLGYIIMTNSDFPIYSVLCHTMTMSISNAVEHVSKLNVLDPLCKIYNRNGFIMNADKIYKECIEEGSDIVVSFIDLDGLKLINDNYGHKEGDFAIVKTAEAISDCCSDDMVCARFGGDEFVAFGREDRHALMSFEERLNNKLGEINADVSKPYSIAASIGTIIAPAAEDLKIMDIIQMADDKMYNIKKDRKAART
- a CDS encoding NUDIX domain-containing protein encodes the protein MAEIWDLYDKDGNKTDKTWERTHGNYLNIPEGYYHLVCDILIRNSDGSYLLTRRHPGKDVYPGFWEASCGGSAVSGEVSEECARREMFEETGIRGEDLQFINKTIRDHSHSIIYSYIADVDVPADSVVLQEGETTDYKWVDAKGLIDYSESETAIKTHVDRYRAFFDKLKDEING